The sequence tgaggcaggagaatcacttgaacctgggaggcagaggttgcagtaagctgtgatcgtgccactgccctccagcctgggcaacaaagcaagactctgtctcaaaaaaaaaattttgttttgaactcctggactcaagcaatcccccaacccggacctcccaaagtactgggattataagcatgagctaccacactcagccACATTTATTAATTTCACTCTTGGCAAACATCAGGGAGAAGCTGACCCAAAAGGCCTAGGAAGGGGGATTGTCTTTCGGATAGAGACCAAGACTAGGGTTGGGACAGAGGAAAGTCAAATAAATCACACATTAGAGTTAGAAGCAGAGGCTCAGGCTGAGCCCAGGTTtattattcaaaatgaaaatgaaatgcagTGATTAAAGGACACAGGGTCTCAGTGTGCATCATTCTCATGATGGCTTTCAGGCGGCTGTGGAAGACAGGGTAGGGATGGTGGCCTCGGGAGCTGAGGCGCTCTGGGACTTGGGCAAGTCTTAGGCAAGCCATTCCTGCTTTCTGGGCCTGGCTCCCATGGGTCATTAGAAATGAAAGTGCTTTGTGGACTGTTGAGGGCAGTGCAGGGGTAAAGCTTCCCAGCTCACCGGATCATGGCCAGCACCCAGGGCATCAGCTTCTGCTTTATGGTGGGGTCTGCAGGTGGGAAGTCCTTGGCCTTCAGAATGACCTCATGGGCCTCCCGGAAGAGGTCCTCCCCCACTGCTGCCTCCACGCGCTGCCGCCATGTGGCCAGCTTGGGTCGGCTTTCGAAGACTTGGCAGCCAGCACCCACAGGCTGTGGGGAAAAGGGGACAGAATGGGGATGGATGGTTGCGAGGGCAGAGATGGGCAGCATCTGATTTGGGGACCATAGATCTTCCGGAGGGGTTTGCACACACACTTAAGCACAGTGctatagccaggtgtggcagcataaGCAGGACTTCAGCAACTAGCCAGGGCCCCCTGCCTAGCGGGCCCACCTGCCCACAGCACTCACATGCATCAGCTCCGTGATGGCTACCAGGTCAGCTAAGGAGATGTGAGGCCCAGTAAGGAAGGCCTTGTTCTGGAGGAACTTGTCCTCGAGCAACTGCAGGTTCACATCCAGCTCTGCCAGGGTGGCTGCCAGTGTCTGGGGAGATACTGGCTCGCCCAGGAAAACAGGGAACATCACCTGGGGATTGGGCAGGCAAAGTCAGGAGTTAGTGGGGTAGAGagttagttttgatttgcatttccctaatgattagtgatgctgagcatctttttttGTACTTGTTGGCCAAAATGAGAATATTCTCAACACATTGGGTTAAGTAAAATATAtcaatttccttttattctttctttctttctttctttctttctttctttctttctttctttctttctttctttctttctttctttctttctctttctttctttctttctttcctttctttctttctttccttcttttttctttcttttctctctctctctttctctctctctctctgtctctctctctctctatgtctatctctctctctctctttctttttttttgagacggagtctttctgtgctgcccaggctggaggtgcaatggcatgatctcggctcactgcaagctccacctcccaggttcacgctattctcctgcctcagcctcctgagtagctgggactacaggcgcccgccaccacgcccagctaattttttgtaattttttttagtagagacgggttttcaccttgttagccaggatggtctcaatctcctgacctcgtgatcccccgccttggcctcccaaagtgctgggattacaggtgtgagccaccacacccagtcttactttttattttttcttttgagacggtgtttagctgtgtcacccaggttgaagtgaagCGGTAccatctcggcgcactgcaaactttgccccctgggttcaagtgattctcctgccttagcctcctgagtagctggaattataggcgcaggccaccaagactggctaatttttgtgtttttagtagagacaaggtttccccatgttgaccaggccagtctcgaactcctgacctcaggtgatccactgcctcggcatgccaaagtgctgggattacaggcatgagccactgtgctcggcctctttttattttttattttttttattttttttatttttttgagacggagtctcgctctgtcgcccaggctggagtgcagtggccgcatctcagctcactgcaagctccgcctcccgggtctacgccattctcctgcctcagcctcccgagtagctgggactacaggcgcccgccacctcgcccggctagttttttgtattttttagtagagacgggggtttcaccgtattagccaggctggtctcgatctcctgaccttgtgatccgcccgtctcggcctcccaaagtgctgggattacaggcttgagccaccgcgcccggcctctttttattttttaattgtgcctactagaaagtttaaaattacGTATGTGGTTCACATTATACTTCTATCAGACAGCACTTGACTAAATGAACTAAATTCCAGAGAGGCATAACCCGTTCCTAGATGAGCtactttcatttcaatttcattttcttggatCCAAGCAGGCAGGGAGAAAGACTGCCACAGGCACGGGCTTTTCTGACTGAGCAGCAGTTTGGGAACTGGGGACAGGGCTGAAAAGCAGAGAGATCTTATAGGCAACATAGTAGTTGGTGATTAGATTTTAAAGCCATGCTAGACTGAGCTAGTGACCTGATCTCACATTCAAGAAATCTGAAACCAAAGATAAACTGAAACCAATTAAACCTGCAACCCAGCCCACCTCCTGATTAGCTAGAAGAGAACAGCCTCGCATCCTGGTTACCTGACAAAGGGAAGTGCAAGCCCTTTCTTGGGGGTATTTATTATGCAATTTAATCTCTGTTCTTCTTTTATCATAATGTCTGGCACACAAGAATACAtcatgaggccaggcatggtggcccacgcctgtaatcccagcactttgggaggccgaggtgggaggatcacctgaggtcaggagctcaagaccagcctggccaacatggtgaaaccctgtgtctacaaaaatagaaaaattagccacgtatgatggcgggtgcctgtaattctagctccttgggaggctgaggtgagaaaattgtttgaacctgggaggcagaggttgcagtgagtcaagatcacgccattgcactccagcctgagcaatggagtgagagtccatctcaaaaaaataaaaaataatagtaatacatCATGAGACAAGCAAAGAAGCAGGCAAATGTGACCCATAattaagagggagaaaaaaacaatcaatagaaatagacccataggctgggtgtggtggctcatgcctataatcccaacactttgggaggccaaggaggatgaatcacttgaggtgaagagttcaaaaccagcctggccaacatggtgaaacccggtctatactacaaatacaaaaaatagccaggtgtgctggtgggtacctgtaatcccagctactcaggaggctgaggcaggagaatcacttgaacctgggaggtggaggttgcagtgagctgagatcttgcccctgcactcagcctgggtgacagagtgagacccccatctcaaaaaaacaaaacaaaacaaaacaaaacagatccaCAGAACACCTACGTGTTGAGATTAGTTGACAAAGATTTTTAGGTAACAGTGATAAATATGTTAGAGAATTtagaagaaaagacagataaAATGGATAAACAGATGGTGAATTTCAGCGGAGAAGTGGAAATTCTAAAAACAACCAAATGGAATTTCCAGAGCTGAAAAATACATATCTCAAACAAAGAATGTAT comes from Macaca fascicularis isolate 582-1 chromosome 10, T2T-MFA8v1.1 and encodes:
- the LOC102142998 gene encoding glutathione S-transferase theta-1 isoform X4, yielding MFPVFLGEPVSPQTLAATLAELDVNLQLLEDKFLQNKAFLTGPHISLADLVAITELMHPVGAGCQVFESRPKLATWRQRVEAAVGEDLFREAHEVILKAKDFPPADPTIKQKLMPWVLAMIR
- the LOC102142998 gene encoding glutathione S-transferase theta-1 isoform X1, with product MGLELYLDLLSQPCRAVYIFAKKNGIPFELRIVDLIKGWSAVAGSQLTTTSASQNLVLCILFLLGRSALKRCFCPGEPPEEGASLEGWGLHLDGEDLQARARVDEYLAWQHTTLRRSCLRALWHKVMFPVFLGEPVSPQTLAATLAELDVNLQLLEDKFLQNKAFLTGPHISLADLVAITELMHPVGAGCQVFESRPKLATWRQRVEAAVGEDLFREAHEVILKAKDFPPADPTIKQKLMPWVLAMIR
- the LOC102142998 gene encoding glutathione S-transferase theta-1 isoform X2; the protein is MGLELYLDLLSQPCRAVYIFAKKNGIPFELRIVDLIKGQHLSDAFAQVNPLKKVPALKDGDFTLTESVAILLYLTRKYKVPDYWYPQDLQARARVDEYLAWQHTTLRRSCLRALWHKVMFPVFLGEPVSPQTLAATLAELDVNLQLLEDKFLQNKAFLTGPHISLADLVAITELMHPVGAGCQVFESRPKLATWRQRVEAAVGEDLFREAHEVILKAKDFPPADPTIKQKLMPWVLAMIR
- the LOC102142998 gene encoding glutathione S-transferase theta-1 isoform X3, whose amino-acid sequence is MGLELYLDLLSQPCRAVYIFAKKNGIPFELRIVDLIKGWSAVAGSQLTTTSASQNLVLCILFLLGRSALKRCFCPGEPPEEGASLEGWGLHLDGEVMFPVFLGEPVSPQTLAATLAELDVNLQLLEDKFLQNKAFLTGPHISLADLVAITELMHPVGAGCQVFESRPKLATWRQRVEAAVGEDLFREAHEVILKAKDFPPADPTIKQKLMPWVLAMIR